The following are encoded in a window of Thunnus albacares chromosome 17, fThuAlb1.1, whole genome shotgun sequence genomic DNA:
- the gjc1 gene encoding gap junction gamma-1 protein, with protein sequence MSWSFLTRLLEEIHNHSTFVGKLWLTVLIVFRIVLTAVGGESIYYDEQSKFVCNSGQPGCENVCYDAFAPLSHVRFWVFQIILVAMPSLMYMGYAVNKIARLDEAKGGAGSAAVRTGGGGYTHRKPRKICFGARQHRGIEETEEDQEDDPMIYEVPEIEPPKRPRDPLQPAPRPKVRHDGRKRIQDEGLMRVYVLQLVTRTVLEAGFLAGQYLLYGFRVMPVFVCSGKPCPHSVDCFVSRPTEKTIFLRIMYGVTVLCLMLNIWEMLHLGIGTICDILRRRRCPPQEDEYQLGLLGTTGGVEGSVGGPGPEAGSEGGVGGDGAADYVGYPFSWNTPSAPPGYNIVVKPEQMPYTDLSNAKMACKQNRANIAQEEQQQFGSNEDNFPTGGEARVALNKDMIQQAHEQLEAAIQAYSQQHRAEEQLGDNQDDKPQSNIIQAQPQPQTQTQKERKHRLKHGKGGSSGGGSSSNSSSSKSGEGKPSVWI encoded by the coding sequence ATGAGCTGGAGCTTCCTCACGCGGCTGCTGGAGGAGATCCACAACCACTCCACCTTCGTGGGGAAGCTGTGGCTCACCGTGCTCATCGTCTTCCGCATCGTTCTCACTGCCGTTGGGGGAGAATCCATCTACTACGATGAACAGAGCAAGTTTGTCTGTAATTCGGGCCAGCCAGGTTGCGAGAATGTCTGCTACGACGCCTTCGCCCCTCTATCTCACGTCCGCTTCTGGGTCTTCCAGATCATCTTGGTGGCAATGCCTTCTCTCATGTACATGGGGTATGCTGTCAACAAGATTGCACGATTAGATGAAGCCAAGGGGGGAGCTGGTTCTGCTGCTGTTAGAACAGGAGGAGGGGGCTACACACACAGGAAGCCCAGGAAAATCTGCTTTGGAGCGCGCCAGCACCGGGGCATCGAGGAGACTGAGGAGGACCAGGAGGATGATCCCATGATCTATGAGGTGCCAGAGATTGAACCTCCAAAAAGGCCACGAGATCCACTGCAACCCGCACCCAGACCCAAAGTCCGCCATGACGGCCGCAAGCGTATCCAAGATGAGGGGCTGATGCGGGTCTACGTCTTGCAGCTGGTGACTCGCACAGTGCTGGAAGCAGGGTTCCTTGCAGGCCAGTATCTGCTGTATGGGTTTCGTGTGAtgccagtgtttgtgtgctcgGGTAAACCTTGTCCCCACAGTGTTGACTGCTTTGTGTCAAGGCCTACAGAGAAGACCATCTTCCTGCGCATCATGTATGGTGTCACTGTCCTCTGCCTCATGCTCAATATTTGGGAGATGCTCCATTTGGGGATTGGTACCATCTGTGACATTCTTCGCCGTCGGCGCTGCCCACCTCAAGAGGACGAGTACCAGTTGGGCTTGCTGGGCACCACCGGGGGTGTGGAGGGCTCAGTAGGGGGACCAGGGCCGGAAGCAGGTTCTGAGGGAGGAGTGGGTGGAGACGGGGCTGCCGATTATGTTGGCTACCCTTTCTCGTGGAACACCCCATCCGCTCCACCAGGCTACAACATTGTGGTAAAGCCAGAGCAGATGCCCTACACAGACCTTAGCAACGCAAAGATGGCATGCAAGCAGAACCGGGCAAACATTGCccaagaggagcagcagcagtttggtAGCAATGAGGATAATTTTCCAACTGGAGGGGAGGCCCGTGTGGCTCTGAACAAAGACATGATTCAGCAAGCTCATGAGCAACTGGAGGCCGCCATTCAGGCCTACAGTCAGCAGCACCGGGCAGAGGAGCAGCTTGGGGACAACCAGGACGACAAGCCCCAAAGTAACATCATCCAGGCTCAACCACAGCCACAGACGCAGACTCAGAAGGAGCGTAAGCATAGACTCAAGCATGGGAAAGGAGGCAGCAGTggaggaggcagcagcagcaacagcagcagcagcaaatcaGGAGAGGGAAAGCCCTCTGTATGGATTTAA
- the st8sia6 gene encoding alpha-2,8-sialyltransferase 8F: MRELSSHISLIFILLCLGSLLTTVTWYILDNDMEPYKPPPQRKSPGKLCKDCRAIINKVKESYSQTWRRQEDNYQKFRSQLRTKCNGFDKAIITQANTPIGTKLVYDGEKKRTLLVNSEIFSTFAKEHPFLNKTWDTCAVVGNGGILTDSKCGKTIDSAQFVMRCNLPPLKDGYEKHVGMKTDLVTANPSILFEKYGALMGRRRPFVESLQTYGNSLLLLPAFSFGHNTPVSLRVVYAIEDFKSPTRPVFFNPEYLQSLAAFWRSQGLKAGRLSTGLMMVSMALEVCNNVQLYGFWPFSNHPHELYSLTNHYYDNKKAKAIHAMPTEFNLLLQLHTQGVLKLHLGNC; this comes from the exons tgatATGGAACCTTACAAACCACCTCCTCAAAGAAAAAGCCCTGGCAAGCTTTGTAAAGACTGCAG GGCAATTATCAACAAAGTAAAAGAAAGTTACTCTCAAACCTGGAGGAGGCAAGAGGACAATTACCAAAAGTTTAG ATCTCAGCTGAGAACCAAGTGCAATGGCTTCGATAAGGCGATCATCACCCAGGCCAACACTCCTATTGGAACAAAGCTTGTATACGACGGGGAAAAGAAAAGGACCCTCCTGGTGAACTCTGAGATTTTCAGCACCTTTGCAAAG GAGCATCctttcttaaataaaacatgggACACGTGCGCTGTTGTCGGGAACGGAGGGATCTTGACCGACAGCAAATGTGGAAAGACGATCGATTCAGCTCAGTTTGTTATGAG gTGCAATCTACCACCTTTGAAAGATGGCTATGAGAAACATGTGGGCATGAAGACTGATCTTGTGACAGCGAACCCGAGCATCCTCTTTGAGAA gtATGGGGCTCTAATGGGTCGTCGCCGTCCGTTTGTGGAGAGTCTGCAAACCTACGGAAACTCCCTGCTTCTCCTTCCCGCCTTTTCCTTTGGCCACAATACTCCTGTGTCCCTGCGGGTCGTCTACGCCATTGAGGATTTTAAAAGCCCTACTCGTCCCGTCTTCTTCAACCCTGAGTACCTTCAGAGTCTGGCTGCCTTCTGGCGCAGCCAGGGCCTAAAAGCAGGACGGCTCAGCACCGGTTTGATGATGGTTAGCATGGCACTGGAAGTCTGTAACAATGTGCAACTGTATGGGTTCTGGCCCTTTAGTAATCACCCACATGAACTCTATTCCCTGACTAATCACTACTACGATAACAAGAAAGCTAAGGCAATCCACGCCATGCCTACTGAGTTTAACCTTTTGCTGCAGCTGCACACTCAGGGCGTGCTCAAACTTCACCTGGGAAATTGTTGA